From Lycium ferocissimum isolate CSIRO_LF1 chromosome 12, AGI_CSIRO_Lferr_CH_V1, whole genome shotgun sequence, one genomic window encodes:
- the LOC132039713 gene encoding protein BREVIS RADIX-like yields the protein MLTCITCKQKVEDDGGEGTPNTKDSVKRLTAQIKDIALKVSGASRCKPSNANNSYKKGHGPYPYPDFGAISGGVLYNYQTGSSNSTPGWDFTSTGNLQTPATTDSRLSDVMLEDEEETKEWTAQVEPGIQISFGSLPHGGNDLKRIRFSRDVFNKWQAQRWWGENYDRIMELYNVQRFNKQALHTPSQSEDGRDSNYSSRPGSARDFQQYNAGLGAHAPGFPKGSEASRTTTSSRDETSVSVSNASDMESEWIEQDEPGVCITIRQLADGTRELRRVRFSREKFGEANAKQWWEQNWERIQEQYL from the exons ATGTTGACATGTATCACATGTAAGCAAAAAGTAGAAGATGATGGTGGAGAAGGTACTCCCAATACTAAAGATTCTGTCAAACGCCTGACGGCACAG ATAAAGGACATAGCATTGAAGGTCTCTGGTGCTTCTAGGTGCAAGCCAAGTAATGCCAACAACAGTTACAAGAAAGGGCATGGACCATATCCATATCCAGATTTTGGTGCTATCTCAGGGGGAGTTTTATACAATTACCAAACAGGAAGTTCAAATTCTACTCCAGGTTGGGATTTTACGAGTACTGGTAATCTCCAAACACCAGCTACAACTGATTCTAGATTAAGTGATGTGATGCTGGAAGATGAAGAGGAGACAAAAGAATGGACAGCACAAGTGGAGCCTGGAATTCAGATTTCTTTTGGTTCTCTCCCTCATGGTGGAAATGATCTTAAAAGAATCAGATTTAG TCGGGACGTGTTCAACAAATGGCAAGCTCAAAGATGGTGGGGTGAGAATTATGACAGAATTATGGAGCTTTACAATGTTCAGAGATTCAATAAGCAAGCTCTTCACACACCCTCACAGTCTGAGGATGGG AGAGATTCAAATTATTCTTCAAGGCCTGGATCTGCAAGGGATTTCCAACAATATAATGCTGGCTTAGGTGCTCATGCACCTGGTTTCCCAAAGGGTAGTGAGGCATCAAGAACGACAACCTCCTCCAGAGACGAGACTTCAGTTTCTGTAAGTAATGCAAGTGACATGGAGTCAGAATGGATAGAGCAAGATGAACCTGGAGTGTGTATAACCATCAGACAATTAGCTGATGGCACTAGAGAGCTACGCCGCGTCAGATTCAG CCGTGAAAAATTTGGGGAGGCGAACGCGAAACAGTGGTGGGAGCAGAACTGGGAGAGAATACAAGAACAATATCTTTAG